Proteins from one Desulfonema limicola genomic window:
- a CDS encoding nucleotidyltransferase family protein — MSRKDNILNILKQNRDKFRAVGVKSLGIFGSTARQTDNENSDIDILVEFEKGCRKFRNFNLLCDLLEQYFGKTYDLVTVDGLSPYIGKKILKGVEYVELAP; from the coding sequence ATGAGCAGAAAAGACAACATACTCAATATATTAAAGCAAAATCGGGATAAATTCAGAGCGGTCGGTGTCAAATCTCTGGGGATTTTCGGTTCCACAGCCAGACAGACTGATAATGAGAACAGCGACATAGACATCCTTGTCGAATTTGAAAAGGGCTGCCGGAAGTTTCGCAATTTCAATCTGCTGTGCGATCTGCTGGAACAATATTTCGGAAAAACCTATGATCTTGTTACGGTTGACGGCTTAAGTCCCTACATCGGTAAAAAAATACTCAAGGGGGTGGAGTATGTCGAACTTGCACCTTGA
- a CDS encoding DUF86 domain-containing protein, whose product MSNLHLDYLRHILDETVFLLKESKGISEDEFLEDEKLKRAFVRSFEIIGEASKNIPDDEKKKYRSIDWKAMARMRDRLIHHYFGVDYHIVWDTVQENIPSLQKEIEKIIASNASE is encoded by the coding sequence ATGTCGAACTTGCACCTTGATTATCTCCGGCATATCCTGGATGAAACAGTGTTTCTTCTGAAAGAATCCAAAGGAATCTCAGAAGACGAATTTCTGGAAGATGAAAAACTGAAAAGAGCATTTGTAAGAAGTTTTGAAATTATCGGGGAAGCTTCGAAAAATATTCCTGATGATGAAAAGAAGAAATACCGCAGTATTGACTGGAAAGCAATGGCAAGGATGAGAGACCGCCTGATACATCATTATTTCGGGGTAGATTACCATATTGTCTGGGATACTGTTCAGGAAAATATCCCTTCCTTACAAAAGGAAATTGAGAAAATAATAGCTTCAAATGCCTCCGAGTAG
- the brxC gene encoding BREX system P-loop protein BrxC, which translates to MTKIYEILKLDLEEDIKSVIDLDVHTEIEVKNEIDSYIVTENIGKYFSDFASRFTSNIKETGVWISGFYGSGKSYFGKMLGYVLENREIMGTPAADRFIARLTGLKNASLIENEIRRLTLMNTRVVMLDIAKQDTANGLAFTLFRNFLKSLGYLDNVYGYMEYNMFLDRRYDDFLELVKEMNNGSEWPDLKKSKMKTPAAIKKALTMKWYSEDEYNEMLALLNNTIKEFSAERLKEELERYLKNNDETLVFIFDEASEAISQEKYNLLDLEGLSEAMSGIRSKVWTIAIAQEKLDDVINKSNISKGQLVKVTDRFKTKINLESTEVDIIIKNRLLLKKDKFYNSIKDYYKANEGIISDAVNLKSRFPAKIENADECAVYYPFHKYQFTLLQRFLFSSNALAATQAAARGMIITIFDVLRNPLKNMELFQFAPAFYICEQAQTAPPSVLVNKYDIAKKILKNQGSAIDGRQLLKTIHFLTESDLVSATSESIAKAYIQDVETYYTIKPVVDDALNILTESRILLFSNNTYKITSDLETKLLDEMKDFSVDLFIKKSNLIRNLKKLKNLKSISVFSDLGIQYHFNVLSDSDDELFSSSNKSLQIRLYNLYSVSGSKNDREEVIETVKLDTQFEKTRITIIPQTSDYSKIDDLIEEVQKFEYMLEKYGSDSDAQIKQIIRDFSIIRDEKEKALKLLIEKAYTWADAVYLFDTIILNDKNFSSAVSSLQKKVIKNVYTKRPSIQLSEKLAIEIVKEKSDKKLSRFNNGDDFNFFDDNGNFVGEGLKVTEEVVSLINYNSADGKTLESELLKPPTGYEYGTVATVLAALFRAGRVTIRFKGNDYFSYRDQGAAEIFSTGKNFQKSSFKALTRTLNAAQKNIMVQALLDMNYKEITGEAVDWNTNDFQLTDSIRVLAERFITSIDTLEKSVDRFDSLFSSINLYKDCLSLFSGKTTENNYIERAETFLNLIDDFKQAGKNIRKIEKFVKKNLDKAGNLKRFVEDLEIEKEKASINSKDMERQIRDFNEFYNNSIVDKYKDILNIAQKLKDEYFSLMKAKNDEMAQVHEILENKALALISEIEKYPGELNRENRVKAENILKYARQRINKKLELGKSIQCKNSKMSLSEMQSSIALIPSKETEIALIQAAIVKEKTDPDIVKPKPPRKISLDISKKMTVKAYRDVLDSQLQNLNGLDDNEIVEIMF; encoded by the coding sequence ATGACAAAAATATATGAAATACTGAAACTTGATCTTGAAGAAGATATAAAAAGTGTCATTGATCTTGATGTGCATACTGAAATTGAGGTTAAAAATGAGATTGACTCATATATTGTAACAGAGAATATTGGTAAGTATTTCTCAGATTTTGCATCAAGATTCACATCAAATATCAAGGAAACCGGTGTGTGGATTTCCGGGTTTTACGGTTCCGGGAAATCCTATTTCGGCAAAATGCTTGGTTATGTTCTTGAAAACAGGGAAATCATGGGAACTCCGGCAGCAGACAGGTTTATTGCCAGGCTCACGGGTCTTAAAAATGCCTCACTTATTGAAAATGAAATCAGGCGGCTGACATTAATGAATACCCGGGTTGTGATGCTGGATATTGCCAAGCAGGATACGGCAAACGGGCTTGCTTTTACATTATTCCGCAATTTTTTAAAATCCCTGGGTTATCTTGATAATGTTTATGGTTATATGGAATATAATATGTTCCTTGACCGCAGGTATGATGATTTTCTTGAACTTGTTAAGGAAATGAACAATGGCAGTGAGTGGCCGGATTTAAAAAAGAGCAAAATGAAAACCCCTGCTGCAATTAAAAAAGCCCTGACCATGAAATGGTATTCTGAAGATGAATACAATGAAATGCTTGCACTTTTGAATAATACAATAAAAGAATTCAGTGCGGAACGATTAAAGGAAGAACTTGAAAGATACCTGAAAAATAATGATGAAACCCTTGTTTTTATTTTTGACGAAGCAAGCGAAGCCATAAGCCAGGAAAAATATAATCTCCTGGACCTCGAAGGTTTAAGCGAAGCCATGTCCGGTATTAGATCAAAGGTCTGGACAATTGCCATTGCCCAGGAAAAGCTTGATGATGTTATAAATAAGAGCAATATCAGTAAAGGCCAGCTTGTCAAGGTAACTGACAGGTTTAAAACAAAGATTAATCTTGAATCCACTGAGGTGGATATAATTATAAAAAACAGGCTCCTGCTTAAAAAGGATAAGTTTTATAATTCCATTAAAGATTATTATAAAGCTAATGAAGGCATTATTTCAGATGCAGTAAATCTTAAATCCAGGTTCCCTGCAAAGATTGAGAATGCAGATGAATGCGCTGTATATTATCCTTTTCATAAATACCAGTTTACCCTGCTCCAGAGGTTTTTATTCAGTTCAAATGCCCTTGCAGCCACACAGGCAGCAGCAAGGGGGATGATTATTACAATATTTGATGTATTGAGAAATCCTTTAAAAAACATGGAGCTTTTTCAATTTGCACCAGCTTTTTACATATGTGAACAGGCGCAGACAGCCCCTCCGTCAGTCCTGGTTAATAAATATGATATTGCAAAAAAGATTCTTAAAAACCAGGGCAGTGCCATAGACGGCAGGCAGCTTCTCAAAACCATTCATTTTCTTACAGAATCAGACCTGGTGTCAGCAACATCTGAATCTATTGCCAAAGCATATATTCAAGATGTTGAAACCTATTACACGATAAAGCCGGTTGTTGATGATGCTTTAAATATCCTGACCGAATCCAGGATTCTCCTGTTTTCAAATAATACCTATAAAATAACCTCTGATCTTGAAACCAAGCTTCTTGATGAGATGAAAGATTTTTCCGTGGACTTGTTCATAAAGAAAAGTAATCTTATCAGGAATCTGAAAAAGCTGAAAAACCTGAAAAGTATTTCAGTTTTTTCAGACCTCGGCATTCAATACCATTTTAATGTTTTATCAGATTCTGATGATGAGCTTTTTTCTTCTTCTAATAAAAGCCTGCAGATAAGGCTGTACAATCTTTACAGTGTAAGCGGCAGTAAAAATGACAGGGAAGAAGTTATTGAAACCGTCAAGCTTGATACCCAGTTTGAAAAAACCAGGATAACCATAATTCCCCAGACCAGTGATTATTCTAAAATTGACGATCTTATAGAAGAAGTTCAGAAGTTTGAATATATGCTGGAAAAATATGGAAGCGATTCTGATGCCCAGATAAAACAGATTATTCGTGATTTTTCCATTATCAGGGATGAAAAGGAAAAAGCACTGAAATTATTGATTGAAAAAGCCTATACATGGGCTGATGCAGTTTATCTTTTTGATACAATTATCCTGAATGATAAAAACTTTTCATCTGCTGTGAGCAGTCTCCAGAAAAAAGTCATTAAAAATGTTTATACAAAAAGACCTTCCATCCAGCTTTCTGAAAAACTTGCCATAGAGATTGTAAAGGAGAAATCAGATAAAAAGCTGTCCAGGTTTAATAATGGCGATGATTTTAATTTTTTTGACGATAATGGTAATTTTGTGGGTGAAGGGCTGAAGGTTACAGAAGAGGTTGTGTCCCTGATAAATTATAATTCTGCTGACGGTAAAACCCTTGAATCAGAACTGCTGAAACCGCCCACAGGCTATGAATACGGAACTGTTGCAACTGTCCTGGCAGCCCTTTTCAGGGCAGGCAGGGTAACCATAAGGTTTAAGGGTAATGATTATTTTTCATACAGGGATCAGGGAGCAGCAGAAATTTTCAGCACAGGGAAAAATTTCCAGAAATCATCATTTAAAGCCCTGACCAGAACCCTTAATGCAGCCCAGAAGAATATAATGGTTCAGGCCCTTCTTGATATGAATTATAAGGAGATAACAGGCGAAGCTGTTGACTGGAATACCAATGATTTCCAGCTTACAGATTCCATAAGGGTTCTTGCTGAAAGATTTATAACAAGTATTGATACTTTGGAAAAATCCGTTGACAGGTTTGATTCTCTTTTCAGTTCCATTAATCTTTATAAAGACTGTCTTTCCCTGTTTTCAGGAAAGACAACTGAAAATAATTATATTGAAAGAGCTGAAACCTTTTTGAACCTTATTGATGATTTTAAACAGGCTGGGAAAAATATTAGAAAAATTGAAAAATTTGTTAAAAAGAACCTGGATAAGGCAGGAAACCTGAAACGTTTTGTTGAAGACCTGGAGATTGAAAAGGAAAAGGCTTCAATAAATTCAAAGGATATGGAAAGACAGATCAGGGATTTTAATGAATTTTACAATAATTCCATTGTGGATAAATATAAAGATATCCTGAATATTGCGCAAAAACTCAAAGATGAGTATTTCAGTTTAATGAAAGCAAAAAATGATGAGATGGCACAAGTTCATGAAATCCTTGAAAACAAGGCACTGGCACTTATCAGCGAGATTGAGAAATATCCTGGGGAATTGAACAGGGAAAACAGGGTTAAAGCGGAAAATATTTTAAAATATGCCAGGCAGAGGATTAATAAAAAGCTTGAGCTTGGCAAAAGCATCCAGTGTAAAAACTCAAAGATGTCTCTTTCCGAGATGCAAAGCAGTATTGCTTTGATACCGTCAAAAGAAACTGAGATTGCCTTGATTCAAGCCGCAATTGTTAAGGAAAAAACAGATCCAGATATTGTAAAACCAAAGCCTCCAAGAAAAATAAGCCTGGATATTTCAAAGAAAATGACTGTTAAAGCATACCGTGATGTTCTTGACTCTCAATTGCAGAATTTGAACGGTCTTGATGATAATGAGATCGTTGAAATTATGTTCTGA
- a CDS encoding BrxA family protein, whose protein sequence is MNKINTNINAVGSIPEYDMIYYVLQLLAKDTDSGQLYEKLVLNNKFGIRTEQSRARFLRAIQSAFWEFKNKDHEILISTLFKARNLEDTKRYALFWSMGINNLLFEKITNHVFFKAYFSGRVQIANHDITAYLRHERESSEVIKKWSDTTLTALASKYLTFLKKIDFVKGRLKREFRYIQLDNISLVFLVYLIKAIEPGNSNIMESRYFNFFFTEKSSMVNIMKKAVFSEFFEIQTDALGIKIDLKFNCGEIVNVISGRI, encoded by the coding sequence ATGAATAAAATAAATACAAATATCAATGCAGTTGGAAGTATTCCTGAGTATGACATGATTTATTATGTTTTACAACTGCTTGCAAAAGATACGGATTCAGGGCAGCTTTATGAAAAGCTGGTGTTAAATAATAAATTTGGCATAAGAACAGAACAGTCAAGGGCCAGATTTCTGCGTGCCATTCAATCTGCTTTCTGGGAGTTTAAAAATAAAGATCATGAAATACTTATAAGCACCTTATTTAAAGCTCGTAATCTTGAAGATACAAAGCGTTATGCGCTTTTCTGGTCTATGGGCATTAACAACCTGCTTTTTGAAAAGATCACAAATCATGTTTTTTTTAAAGCCTATTTTTCAGGCAGGGTTCAAATAGCAAATCATGATATTACTGCTTATTTACGCCATGAAAGAGAAAGCAGCGAGGTAATAAAAAAATGGTCAGATACGACCTTAACCGCTCTTGCATCAAAATATCTTACATTTTTAAAAAAAATTGATTTTGTCAAAGGCAGGCTCAAAAGGGAATTCAGGTATATTCAGCTTGATAATATCAGCCTTGTTTTTCTTGTTTACCTTATTAAAGCAATAGAGCCTGGAAACAGCAATATTATGGAAAGCAGGTATTTCAACTTTTTTTTTACTGAAAAATCAAGCATGGTAAATATAATGAAGAAAGCTGTATTTTCCGAATTTTTTGAAATCCAGACAGATGCTTTGGGCATTAAAATTGATTTGAAATTTAACTGCGGGGAGATTGTCAATGTCATTTCAGGCAGAATATAA
- a CDS encoding toxin-antitoxin system TumE family protein: MKSNISLKDYLTELTLIVNDFSQTGEIISSEVMTDFRSEKIGFIRGKITFSNESVLFFKEYLDLRYFIDKKSYSFHYQDKNAELMFRYDNALHKPALEFNEHKHIGNKIIYADIPNIADILEEIVSNYLSQSL; the protein is encoded by the coding sequence ATGAAATCGAATATATCCCTCAAAGACTATCTTACTGAACTTACATTGATTGTTAATGACTTTTCTCAAACAGGAGAAATTATATCTTCCGAAGTTATGACTGATTTTAGAAGTGAAAAAATTGGTTTTATCAGGGGAAAGATTACTTTTTCTAATGAATCAGTTCTTTTTTTCAAAGAATACCTGGATTTACGTTACTTTATTGATAAAAAAAGTTATTCATTTCATTATCAGGATAAAAATGCAGAATTAATGTTTCGTTACGACAATGCTTTGCACAAACCTGCTCTCGAATTTAATGAACATAAACATATCGGCAACAAGATCATTTATGCGGATATTCCAAACATTGCGGATATTTTAGAAGAAATAGTAAGCAATTATCTGAGTCAATCTTTGTGA